The segment AAGCTTTGCTCATAATCTTGATAAGCACGGAACGCGGCACGCTCTTGTACTGGTACACCTTGATGGTATTCCAAAGTTTGCGTCGCCACTTTATTACCTGCCCAGCTTTTATCCGCTTTGATATTAAATAGGTTATTACTGCTACCGCGACGGTTGGCGACCATTTTTTGCCCCCACCCCGTTTCCAGCGCAGCTTGTGCCAGTAGCAATGATGAATCTACGCCAAGCGCTCTTGCTGCTTTCTCGGCATAAGGCTTCATTGAAGTGACAAACGCTTCCGGCGAGTCAAAACGCCCTGTTTGAGCCGTCACTCGCTCAACTTCGTTGGTTTTGGCTTGTGGCTCGATTGCGGCGCTATCACCATTAAGTTCACGCGCTTCTTGCGCATGGCGCGCACGATCGACCTTTTGCATCAGATGTTCAAAGCTATCATTGTGCGCACTGGCATCTTGGTTTTCGATAGAGCCTGTACTTAACTGAGCAACGATCATATCTGCCAAACCTAATGAGCCTGATGCACTCAGTTCACTCGACATTTGATCGTCCATCATTTGACGATAAAACTGCTGGTTTTGACTATCCATTAGCCCTGATTCAAATGTCGCGTTCGCATCACGCATCGATTTAAACAGCATGTTAGTGAAAATTGCTTCAAACTGCTTTGCCGCTGCGGTTAGGGCTTCCTTTTCACTTTTTTCATCACCTTTAACCGCTTGCTGACGAAGCTTATCAAGCCCAGCGATGTCGTGAATAAAGCCAATATCGTTACCGTTATTAATCATGCTCTTTCCTTAGATAATGATCAGTTGACCTTCAATGGCACCCGCTTGCTTAAGCGCTTGCAAAATTGCCATTAAATCAGAAGGAGCTGCCCCTACCTCATTAACCGCACGCACTAAGTCATCCAAGGTTAAACCCGGTTCAAACTTGAACATTTTGCCCTGTTCTTCACTCACTTCGATATTAGAATCAGGGACAACTACCGTATCACCACCAGAAAATGGATTAGGCTGACTAACGTTTAAATTCTCTTTAATCGCGACCGTCATACCACCATGCGTCACAGCGGCAGGTTTTAAACGCACATGTTTGCCAACAACGATCGTGCCAGTACGCGAGTTTACGATAATTTTTGCTGAGCCTTCAGCAGGATTAAACTCGAGGTTTTCAATCGCCGACAAAAACGCAACACGTTGACTGATGTCACGAGGCGCTCGTACTTTTACCGAAGTCGCATCCATTGCCTGTGCCATTTGTGGACCAAGGAAGTTGTTCACAGCATCGGCTAAACGCTGTGCAGTAGTAAAATCAGACTCGAGTAAGTTAAAAGTAATGTAATCGCCACGGCTAAATGGGGTTGGGATTTCACGCTCGACCATCGCACCATTAGAAATCATGCCTGCGGTTGGGTTGTTGCCGACAATTTTTGAGCCGTCAGCCCCGGTTGCACTAAAGCCACTTACAACCAAATTACCTTGAGCAACCGCATAGATTTGTCCATCTAAACCTTTCAGCATCGTTTGCATTAGCGTACCACCACGTAAGCTTTTAGCTGAACCGATTGAAGAGACCGTGACGTCGATACTTTGCCCTTGCTTAGAAAACGCCGGCAACTCTGCTGTGACAATCACTGCCGCAACGTTCTTGGTTTTTGGTTTGGTGCCAGGTGGCAATTGGATGCCGAAGTTTTGCAGCATGGCATTGAAGCTTTGATCGGTGAAAGGCGTTGATTCTCCCGTCCCTGGTAAACCAGTGACCAGACCGTAGCCCACCAATTGGTTGCTACGCACCCCCGCTACTTGCGCGACATCTTTGATGCGAGCAGCGTGTGCGGATGTGACGAACAACATCAAACTGGTGAATAGGAATAACGCTTTTTTCATGGTGGTACCTGTAACTGTAAGACGATGTCAAAACACCGTCTTTAAATTGTGTTACAGAGATACATTGAAGAATCGTGCCAAGAATCCAGGCTCTTGCATATCTTGTTGAGTTCCCGTGCCTGAGTAACGGATTCGTGCATTAGAAACACGTGTTGAGGCAATGGTATTATCGTAGGTGATGTCTTCCGGACGAATGGTGCCGCTGAGACGAATATATTCATCGCCAGTATTGAGTGTTAGCCACTTTTCCCCACGAATCACTAAGTTGCCATTGGCTAGTACTTCAATCACTTCAACCGTGATCGAGCCTGATAGGCTATTGCTTTGATTTGCCGCCGAGCTGCCACTGAACTTATTGTCATTAGCTAGGTTATAAGAAAAATTGTAATCACCCACATTCAATTGCTGACCACCGACCTCTAATGGGTCCATACTTGCCGCATTGTTTTTCGACAGATCCGCATCGGCGCTTTTTGCCGCCTTGGTGGCTTCGTCTAATGTCACGGTAATAATGTCACCAATACCATGGGGCTTGGAGTCATCATACAAACTCATGGTGCTGCCGGCATTAAATAGCGAACCGGTTTCTGCCGCGTAATGCTCTGGCTGATGCTTAGGATGGATCGGAGCCCATGCAGGATCGCCCGCGACAGGGTCAGTACGTCCACGCAGCGTATCAATGATTCCTGAACTCTCATCGGCTGATTTATCACCTTCGACCGCATCAACCGTAGTGGTACCTTGTACCATATCCGGTGTATCAACGGGTGGCTGCAACATAGAACAACCAGACATTAAAATGATCAGTGATAAGGGCAGAATACGCGTCATGTCAGGAACCTCTTAATGATTAAAGTTGTTGGTTAACAAAGCTCATCATCTTGTCTACCGCTGAGATCACTTTTGAGTTCATCTCGTAGACACGTTGCGCTTCGATCATATTAACCAACTCTTCCGTCACGTTAACGTTTGATGTTTCTAACATCGACTGACGGATCTCACCAAAACCATCTAACCCCGGCACGCCTTCTTGCGGGTCACCACTTGCGCCCGTCGGTAGGTAAAGGTTTTGACCAATAGGCTCAAGACCGCCTGGGTTAATAAAGTCAACCGTTGTGATCTGACCAACAACTTGGTTATCTTGCTGACCACGTAAACGCACCGAAACTTCACCATCGGTACCAATGGTAATACCTACCGCATCTTCAGGGATCGCGATCTCTGGCTCAAGCGCGTAACCCGCACCAGAAGTAACAATCACACCTTCATCATTGACGGTGAATTGACCGTTACGAGAGTAACCGATGTTGCCATCAGGCATAAGAATTTGGAAAAAGCCGTCGCCTTCCACCATCATATCCAGTGCGTTAGTGGTAGTTTGTGCATTACCGTTGGTGTGCACCTTTTGAGTCGCAACCACTTTAGAACCCGCACCTAACATTAAACCACTCGGCAGTTCAGTATTTTGCGATGACTGACCACCCGCTTGATTAATATTCTGATAAAACAAGTCTTCAAACACGGCGCGGCTTTTCTTATAGCCGATGGTTGAAGCGTTAGCTAAGTTGTTTGAAATGGTTGAAATATTGGTTTGCTGCGCGTCTAAGCCAGTCTTACTTACCCATAATGCCGGATGCATAACTCTCTCCTAAATCTATTAGCTCGAACGAAGTAGCGAATCAGAGGCTTTATCCATCTCTTCCGCTGTGCTCATCATTTTGACTTGCATTTCAAATTGGCGTTGTAAATCGATCAGTGCTGTCATTTCACCAATTGCATTTACGTTACTTCCTTCGATTGCGCCGGTGAGCAGTTTTACATCCGCAGCCGCTTGATATTCGGTATTAGGATCTTGTGCTCGGAACAAGCCGTTGGCATCTTTGAATAGTGCTTGGTTATTGATGCTGACTAACTTAATGCGATCAACCACTTCAATCGCATCAGCAGGTGCACCTTGTGGGACGACGGAAATAGTACCGTCACTACCAATTTCCACTTTACTCACTGGAATCGGTAACGTGATTGGCGTACCCGCCTCACCCATCACCAAATTGCCGTTACCACTCATCAAAAGACCGCTAGCATCAATTTGGAAATTACCGTTACGGGTTAAACCTTCTTTACCCGTTTTATCCATAACTGAAATCCAGCCATCCCCCTGGATGGTGACATCAAGATCACGCCCAGTAGTGATTACGCTGCCTTGTTGGAAATTGTGTCCTGGTCGCTCTGTCATGCTAAAAACACGTGTCGGCAAACCTTCGCCGTATGCTTGCATAGAACGAGCTTGCGCCAAATCAGCACGGAAACCCGTGGTACTGACGTTTGCTAAGTTGTTGGCTCTGAGCTGTAGTGCTTGCATGTTTTGCTTCGCACCGCTCATCGCTAAAAACAGAGAACGATCCATTATTGACTCCCAAAATCACTATTCGAGGTCAATAAAGCAATTGTTATGCCAAAATAATTTATTGTTATTTTTCAGACAGGTAGAGATGCAATACTCTAGGACTAGCGTATTGTTATAAAAGAAGTGTCGGATAAATGGCAATAACGGCAACCAAGCGTTGCCGCTAGGTTGCCATCTTATTTATGTGTGACTCAGCTATTATCGAATCTGTAGGATATTCTGTTGTAGCTGGTTATGTACTTCAAGTGAACGAGAGTTTGCTTGGAAGTTACGCTGAGCAGAGATTAGATCCACCAGCTCTTGGGTCATATCAATGTTTGATTGCTCAAGCATACCGTTGTTGATAGTACCAAATGAACCTTTGTTTGATTCACCCCAGATCTTGTCACCAGAGAACTGAGTTGCATCCCACTGAGTGCCACCTTTCTTGTCGAGACCTTGCTCGTTAGCAACACGCACTAGAGCAACACGACCAAGAGTGATGTTTTCACCATTTGAGTAGGTACCCAACACACTGCCGGTTTCGTCGAAGTCAATTTTAGTTAGGAAGCCTGTTGTTGCCCCATCTTCATCGAACTTAGTCAGTTCAAACGGTGCGGCAAACTGAGTCGAAGACTGAAGACCGAAAGAAAGACGCTGCGCAACATCCGCACCATTCATTTCGATCGGGTTAGCCCCTTGACCAATCGCTGAAGATACTATCGGCTGTCCATTGTTTAAGCTTGCCAATGTACCGTCATTGTTGAACTTCATCGTATGACCAATGTGACCTTGTGGTGAAGTGGCGTCACCGCCTTCGATATTAATCGGTTTCTCACCCGTTTTATCGGTCACTGTGTAGTAGGTGTGCCAAGTATTTTGCTCACCTGGCGTCTGCGCCTTCATATAGTAAGTCGTCAACTTGTATGACTGACCCATTGAGTCATAAATCGTTGAAGATGTCGATTTGTTGTATGTCTCAGGATCGTTGTAGTCAAACAGTGCTGGCGATTTTGACTCCGCATTTGCTGGCAAGTTTACGCCAACTTCAATATTCGCCGTCTGTTTTGGTTTACCAAATTCAGCTGGGATATTCAGCGGTTGTGGCTCATATGACAAGACATCGCCAGTGTCTTGATCCACTTGATAACCTAGCAGGTACTCATCGTTCGAAGTCACCATGTAGTTATCTTTGTTCAGGTGGAAAGCACCGTTACGCGTCAGCTCATTTTGCTGTGGGATCAAACGCTCTTTCGCAACCGCGAAAAAGCCTGTACCTGATACACGTAGGTCAAGTGGGTTATTGGTGTACACACTTGAGCCTTCATGAAATTGTTGGGCAACTTTATTCGCCTGAACACCTTGACCAGGAGTCGTCTTCGCATTGGTAAATAGTGAGTTTGAGTAGACGTCACCAAACTCAGCGCGAGACTCTTTAAAACCAAATGTATTCGCGTTAGCGATGTTATTACTGGTTGTATTCAGATCTAACTGAGCGGCGGATAGACCACTAAGTGCAATATAAGACATTCCTAATTCTCCTATCTAGCTCACGTTGTTACGCTTTGCCTACTTCTAGTACTTCAGCAAGTCGAACTGGCGACTCAAAGCCAGCCAGATTGAGTAGTACGTTACCATCACCTTTACCTAGGAGTACGCTATTGACGTTTGCGTATGTTGATACTTCAAACTCTTTGCTCTCCCCTTCTAGCAAGCCAGATGCTTTCATCTTGTACTTACCAGCTGGCAATGGATTACCGTTTTCATCTTTGCCATCCCAAACCACGCGGTTATCACCTGCCGGTTTGGCGCCCACTTCAAATGTGCGTACCAGTTGCCCCATTTCGTTTTCAACACGCACAAACATGTTGTCCACGTTTTGAGGTAGCTTAACCATTGCTGCCATCGTTTTGCCGTCTTGCTTGATGCCTGCAGCACCAGGAACAAGTACGTCACGTCCCACTAAGGTAGACGCTTGCAACGCTTGGTTTGAAGTCATTGACGTGTTCAACGTTTCGAACTGGTTGTTCATTTTGCCAATGCCATCAACGGTAGCAAATGAAGCCATTTGCGCAATCATTTGGTCATTGCCAACCGGCTTAAAAGGATCCTGTTGAGCCAACTGTTTGGTAAGCAAAGACAAGAAATCTTCTTGCTTAAGATCTTGTTTACCTGTGGTTTCTGTTGGTTGTTTGTTCTCTTGCAGGGCTTTTAGCTGATCAACATAGGACAAGCCGCTTTGACCAACGTTATTAATACCGGCCATACGTTACCTCCAATCCTTATTGACCCATCTGCAGCGTACGCAGCAGCATTTGTTTACTGGCATCTGCTAATTGCACATTGGTTTGGTATGAGCGAGAAGCAGAAATCATGTTGGCCATTTCTTCCATTACGTTAACGTTCGGCTTGTAGATATAGCCTTCGTTATTCGCAAGCGGGTGGTCTGGGTTGTATTCCGCATTTAACGGTTTATCGCTCTCAACAATGCCTAACACTTTCACCGGCACCGTATGGTCTTGACCGTACTTTGCCTTACTTAACTCTGCACCAAAGACTGCATGGCGTGCTTTGTAGGTGTCTTTCGCCGAGCTCGAAACACTGTCTGCATTCGCCAAGTTGCTTGAGGTAGTATTTAGACGAACGGATTCAGCACTCATTGCAGAACCTGTCACATTGAATACGTTAAATAAGCTCATCTAATTTATTCCCCTTTGATTGCCTTGGTTAAGTTCTTGAATTTACTTCCTAAGAAGTCTAGCGATGCCTGATGTCGAATTTGATTTTGCATAAATAAGTTACGCTCTAAATCCACATCGACCGTATTGCCATCACCGGTGTCAGGTTGAGATGGAAGTCGGTATAGCACTTCACCCGTGACCTGTGTAGAGGCAGGAATATGCCGACCATCGGTACGGCTAAGACCAATGCTTGCCTCCGAACTTGCCGCTTGTAGTGCCTTTTTAAAATCCATGCCTTTTGCTTTATAACCTGGCGTGTTGGCCTGCGCGATATTGGTGGAAATCACCTCAGCGTTACGCTCACGTACACCCACCGTGTGTTGGTGAATGCCTAATGCCTTGTCAAAAGAAATAGCCATGTTTGCCTCTACTAAAAGAACTGACCTTTACTACCAATTAATAAAGCAAAATGCGTACCACTTTCTAAACTAATGACTCGATTTTGTTTTATTAGTCATCAGAACAGCAATAACCACGCCAACTTTAGTTTGAATAGCTTAGATATTTTGGAATGTCATCCCTAGCTTATGCCGAAACGCCGCCGATTACAAAAAAGCCCAGACAAACATGTCTGGGCTTGATTCATTCGATTGTCCCGTCCTGAAATGTGTTTACACATTGAGGACGAATTATGACCACGTCAAATAAACTCTACATTAAGCGCACTCAGCGTGATTACACACTAGGCTTTAAATTGCAGGTTGTTGATGCTGTAGAAAAAGGCGAAATGACCTACAAGCAAGCACAAGCCATTTATGGTATCCAAGGTCGCTCAACTGTTTTAACCTGGCTGAGGAAGCACGGGAAAATGGATTGGACGCAAAACCCAAGGAAGAACGCTATGCATGAGACTACCAAACCTAGTGAGTCTCCCGCTCAAAAAATTAAACGTCTTGAAAAAGAACTCGAAGATGAGCGAATAAGAAATCTGTTCTTGAATGAAGTGGTTGATATTCTTGACGCTGAGCATGGGACAAGCCTAAGAAAAAAGTATCTCGCCAAGGAGCGAGAAGCCTTCAAAAACAGAAAGGGATCAGCTTAGCTAGAATTTGCCGCCTATGTGGCATATCGAGACAAAGTGTTTACCAAAGAGAAAAGCGAGCAGCTGCCCGTCAAATTAAGCTCGATCCCGTAAAGCAAATGGTTTTAGAGCTCCGACGTTATATGCCTCGAGTTGGAACAAGAAAACTGTATTTCTTACTCAAGCCAAAGCTAGAAAAAGCAGGCATTAAACTAGGTCGGGATGCGCTCTTTGACTACTTACGTAATGAGAGACTCCTTGTTCGACCAAAACGCAGTTTTACAAAGACAACCAATAGCCGACACTGGATGCAAAAGCACCCTAACTTACTGAAGGAGCTTAAGCCGAGTCATCCCGAAGAAGTATTGGTCAGCGATATCACCTACGTCCAATCGGATAAAGGTGTTCACTATTTATCTCTTGTGACAGACGCATTTAGTCGAAAAATCATGGGGTATGAGTTGAGTAATGAGATGAAAGCAACAGATGTTGTAAAAGCTCTGCGCAAGGCGATAAAAGCACGTCAATATCGATGCTCTTGCATTCATCACTCAGACCGCGGTCTTCAATACTGCTCAACAGTTTATCAAGAGCAGTTGAAAAGTGGGCACATAAAGCCATCCATGACTGATGGGTATGACTGCTACCAGAATGCGTTAGCAGAGAGAGTCAACGGGATACTAAAACAAGAGTTCCTACTCGATAGGTGTCAAGACATCAAAGAGCTCAACCAACTAGTAAAAGAGTCTATTAGTATCTATAACAATATGAGACCGCATCTTAGTCTCGGGATGAAAACCCCAAATGAGGTTCATGAAAAAAGCCAACTGCTAACGCAGTTGGCTTAGTATAAAACTGTCAAGGTATTTTAGGACGAGACAGATGATGGCTTTACTTGAGCTTGTAAATAATGCCTGGATTACAACGTACCATTTCAAAACGGTCAGTGAGTCCGGTTAAGGATTCCGATGCGCCTAAAAGCAGGTAGCCTCCTGGGTTTAAGCTGTTTGCCATTTGATTCAGTACCTTTGATTTCATTTCAGGAGAAAAGTAAATCAGGACATTACGACAAAAAATCACATCAAACTTACCCAATAGCGCATAACTGTCCATCAAGTTTTGTGGGCGGAAGTTAACTAAGCGTTTTGCCGAGTCTTTGATCTTCATACGACCATCGCCAGCATCTTCAAAGAAAGCACGGCGCCTTTCCGGTGAAAGACCACGACCTAATGCTAAGCTGTCGTAAACACCCGCTCGACACATATCAAGCATACTTGAAGAAATATCCGTCGCCGTGATCGATACGTTTGGTAGCATACCTGGCTTACGCTGCTGAGTTTCAAGCACGGTCATCGCCATTGAGTATGGTTCTTGACCTGAAGAACTCGCCGCTGACCAAATCTTTATTGGGCGTTTATTTGCCGCCAACTCTGGCAGAATCTTATCGGCTAAAACCGTAAACGGGTAACTATCTCGGAACCATAACGTTTCGTTAGTAGTCATTGCGTCTACCGCCGCCACACGTAATTCACGATTACGACCTGAGATAACATCTCGTAGAAGATCGGACAGTGATGCTAACTTAAACTTCACTACCAACGGGCTTAAACGACTTCTTACTAAATACTGCTTACTATCTCCCAGCACAATACCGCACTGCGATTCTAAAAACCGGCTAAAATCACGATACTCTTGATCGCTTATAGTTATCGCTGTCATTAAGTTCTCTTTATTTGATTAGTGCAGTCTTCACCGCGTTGCCAAGTTCGTCCGGGTTAAACTTAGCGATAAATGAGTTGGCTCCTACACGTTCAACCATTGCTTGGTTGAACACTCCACTCAGAGAAGAGTGAAGAATAACGTACAAATCTTTCAGCTCTGCATGACGACGAATCTCAGCAGTCAAGGTGTAACCATCCATCTCTGGCATTTCAATATCTGAAATGACCAAAGCGATTTGCTCATAGATGCTACCTTGAGATGACATTTCAAGTAGCTTCTCATACGCTTCTTTGCCATCTTTAACCGACACGACTTCAAAACCAATTGAACTAATTGCTCGTTCAACTTGTTTACGCGCGACCGTTGAATCGTCTGCAATCAAGATACGACGTACGACTGGCTTTTCGGCCTGTGCTTTTTCGATTTCCTGACCAATATTACTATCCATGGTCTCATCAACTGGTGCGATCTCAGCAAGAATTTTCTCTACGTCGAGAATCTCAACTAACTCATTATCAATGTTAGTTACTGCTGTTAAGTAATGTGCTTTACCTGAGCCTTGTGGCGGTGGCAGGATCGCTTCCCAATGCATATTGATGATACGTTCAACCGAAGTCACCAAAAAGGCTTGGATTGTGCGGTTAAATTCTGCAATGACGACAAAAGCTTTATCAACATCTGTCGTTGGTCGCCCACCGATCGCTAAACTTAGATCGATAACTGACACGGTATGGCCACGAATATGAGCCACCCCTTTAACGAGCGGATGAAGGTTTGGCATCGAAGTAAGCTTAGGGCATTGAAGAACTTCCTTAACCTTGAACACGTTAATACCATAACGTTGACGTCCCATTAGGCGAAACGTCAGTAGTTCCAATCGGTTTTGACCGACGAGTTGTGTACGCTGATTCACAGAATCAAGAATACCCGTCATAAGCTCATCTCCATTTCAAACTTTCAAGTGAAAAAGTGGTAATCTAGTAAAGGCTATGAAACCTGAGAAACCGCATGATACACGTTAAATCATACATTTCTACAATTCCCACAACCGTAAAAAATTTGTGCAACGATAGCATGTTAGTTGTTATCGGCTTATCAGCGTTATTCTTTAGTTTTTCAGCGTCGTCTGCAACCCAAGAACAAATAGTGGCGATCCAAACCGCAGCTGAGCAATTTATCCTCGACAATGTTGAACAGCCGATTGACGGAACATTGCAAGCTGAATCCGCGAATATCGATAGCCGCATCTTCGCTACTGATTGTCCAGTTCCCCTAAGCGCCTCTTCAAGATCAACCAACACCAACGCCAGTAATATTACCGTGTTAGTTGAATGTCACCAAGACGACTGGCGTATTTATGTACCGGTTAGATTAACCCGAACTGGACCACAGGTCTCAATAACGACGCCACTCTCGCGCGGAGAAATTATCTCCGCTCAAGATGTAAGCATCAGTATGGTAGACTTGCAGCGCTTAAGGCGGCAAGGATTTTCCTCGATAAATTCCGTTATTGGGGCAAAAGTAAAGAAAAACCTCAGAGCGGGTGAAATTATTGAACAACGTGACATCTGTATTGTGTGCCGCAATGATGTTGTCACAATCAAAGCACAAAAGTCAGGAATGACTATCACCACCAAGGGGGTCGCACTTTCAGATGGGTCCCATGGCGAACAGATAAAAGTGAAAAATAGTAAATCCAATCGTATAATTGATGGAAAAGTAACCGGGATATCGGAAGTTTCCGTGATTTTCTAAGCTTGAGATAGGCATTTCAAGTCGATTACGATCTATTGGTAAATAATATTAAAGATCCTTTTATTTCTGCCGATATGGTCAGTACAGGAATATTTATTCAAGTTAAAAGGCTTTCTACATGGCAGGTATAGACAACATACGCGCAGGGCAAACGCTCACAACGAGTACCCGCAGCGCATCACGCAGTTACGATAATTCGTCATCTCCGGTGAGTACTGGTAAAACAAACCATGTACAGCAAGATGCGGTCTCTCTGAGTTCTGAAGGCAAAGCGGTCGACGCGATGCATAAACAAATGGTCAGTCAGCCAAGCTTTGATCAAGCCAAAGTGGCGGCAATCAAAGAGGCGATCAGCAACGGCTCTTATACCGTTGATGCGGAAAGACTGGCAGATAATATGCTTAAGTTCGAAAAGGAACTGGGTGGATTTTAACTGAGAGGTTGAATGGCAGCGTTAAAAGGCTTAGTTGAGTTTCAGCTAAAAAATGCCAATGAGCTTTCTGATATTTTGCAGAAAGAACAAGTTGCTATCGCGCAACGAATTTCTAAAGATATTGAAACTGTCGCTTTGCAGAAAAATACTTTAGTCGCGCAATTGCAAACTACGGATGAAAGGATCGCTCGTCACCCGGACGTAGAAAGCCTAAAGACCGACCCTGAACTGCATCCTATGGTTGAGCAAATCCGCACTATTATCACCCATTGTCAGCAAGTCAATGACGTGAATGGTCAAGCACTGCAAAGAGCGCAATTGAGTTTCAATAAGTTGAATAACTTAATGAAACAAACCCAAGGGAAATCAGGCATGACCTACACTGCCAAAGGTCATACTAATAATGTGTCTACCCTTGGCACCAATCTTAAAGCCTAAAAATATTCTAAAGAAAAGCGGCAATCACAATTGCCGCTTTTTTGTATCTAGAGATCAGAAAGAATAATTAAAACAGGGTCTGTTGTCGCTTTTCTGGCACTTGTTGTACTTCACCATAGTCACGCAGTTTATTCATTTTCTGAATATCCAGGCGTAATTCAGTCACATAAGTGTCGCCAACTTTGTAACTGCGTACCACCTCTGCGCCGCGGATCACGCCGTCTACTGCGCCAGATGTCAATTCCGTGCCTAAACGTTGATCTTTAAGATCAGCACGCCCACTCACTCGCATCCCGTACACTTGTTCTGCCAGTTCACGGTATGCATCAATTTTCGAAGCGCGCATCGCACGTACTTGCTTTTCTTCAACATCGCGACCTTTCTGTTCACTGATGCTGGCATAACCCACCGCAGACAACCAATCATCTGGGCGCATTTGGCTTAAGGGCTGACAGCCAACCATTGCAATTGAGACAATTAATAACAGTAACTTTTTCATCTCAACTCCTAGGGACGAAGAATAACAGTATATGGTTGACGAATGGTTGGGTCAGAGCGAATCAAAACACCATCTTGTGTACGGATACTATTGAGCGTATCTAAGTCTCGACCGATACGATCAGCAGGCAAGAAACCTTGCGCGGTTGCTACCACGATGCGTGACTGCATACCCACGACTCGTGCATTCACCAATACACCACCTTCTTGACGCAACATTGTGCCTGTTAACACATACTGAATATCTTGCTCTTTTGCCAAATCTTTCCAGTCGCGACTAAAGGCAAAGTCACCTTGTTGCGTCACTTGAATACTACCTGTGGTTTTATAGTCCACCACTTTAAAGCCGCGACGCTGAAATTGATGAATAAACCCTTCCGATACCGTATTCCCCAACCAGTTTGTCGCATCCATATTCTGTAGATCAACAAATGAGGTCACGGCGATTGGAGTGCGAGCTGAGACGCTCGTATTCGATAACACCAAATCCTCGGTCATACTCTCAACAAAAAAGTCCAACGTGTGGCGTGGGCTATCCATTAGCATAAACTGACTGCCAGGATACGGTTCTTTACCATTATAAATTGGGGAGTAGGCACACGCTGTGAG is part of the Vibrio ponticus genome and harbors:
- a CDS encoding FlgO family outer membrane protein; this translates as MKKWFALVPALFLTACAYSPIYNGKEPYPGSQFMLMDSPRHTLDFFVESMTEDLVLSNTSVSARTPIAVTSFVDLQNMDATNWLGNTVSEGFIHQFQRRGFKVVDYKTTGSIQVTQQGDFAFSRDWKDLAKEQDIQYVLTGTMLRQEGGVLVNARVVGMQSRIVVATAQGFLPADRIGRDLDTLNSIRTQDGVLIRSDPTIRQPYTVILRP